A window of the Tunturibacter empetritectus genome harbors these coding sequences:
- the serS gene encoding serine--tRNA ligase, protein MIDLAFVRANLALVEEKLRNREIDPAIALRNFVEIDRERREAITRVETLKAQRNKLTEEIAKLRREGADTTAQTEQTRTLKSEAESLESAAAASDERLKEILQALPNLSQDGVPIGRSADDNRQEKVWGEKTTFDFMAKPHWDLGETLGILDFGRAAKISGSRFVVQFGQGARLERALANFMIDLHTGEHGYTEVLPPYMVNSKSLFGTGQLPKFDEDLFHCDDKGTYQPGVYQENDHWLIPTAEVPVTNLFREETLDESQLPISFCAYTPCFRSEAGSYGKDVRGMIRQHQFQKVELVKFVRPEDSNSEHERLTRHAETVLERLGLPYRRMLLCTGDMGFSAAKTYDLEVWLPGQQLYREISSCSNFETFQARRANIRYRPAKAKKSEFLHTLNGSGLAVGRTYLAILENYQQSDGTVRVPDVLIPYMNGDTVIGKQQGWS, encoded by the coding sequence ATGATTGACCTTGCATTTGTGCGGGCTAATTTGGCCCTAGTAGAAGAAAAGTTGCGTAACCGGGAGATAGATCCCGCAATTGCACTCCGTAACTTTGTTGAAATCGACCGCGAGCGCCGCGAGGCTATCACTCGAGTGGAGACGCTGAAGGCCCAGCGAAACAAGCTAACGGAAGAGATTGCGAAGCTCAGACGTGAAGGCGCAGATACGACCGCACAGACCGAACAGACTCGCACCCTGAAGTCTGAAGCGGAGTCGCTCGAGTCCGCCGCAGCGGCCTCCGACGAGCGTTTGAAAGAGATACTGCAGGCCCTACCCAACTTATCCCAGGATGGCGTTCCCATTGGGCGATCCGCCGACGACAACCGACAAGAGAAGGTCTGGGGCGAGAAAACAACCTTCGATTTTATGGCGAAACCTCACTGGGATCTAGGCGAAACGCTAGGCATTCTCGACTTTGGCCGCGCTGCCAAAATCTCAGGCTCCCGTTTTGTTGTCCAATTCGGCCAGGGAGCCCGGCTTGAACGCGCCCTCGCCAACTTTATGATCGACCTTCATACAGGCGAGCACGGCTATACAGAAGTCCTGCCACCGTACATGGTCAACTCTAAGTCGCTCTTTGGCACGGGCCAACTGCCCAAGTTTGACGAAGATCTCTTCCATTGCGACGACAAAGGTACCTACCAGCCCGGGGTTTACCAGGAGAACGATCATTGGCTCATTCCCACCGCTGAGGTCCCGGTCACGAACCTATTTCGCGAAGAGACGCTCGACGAATCGCAGCTTCCAATATCTTTCTGCGCCTATACCCCTTGTTTCCGCTCCGAAGCAGGCTCCTACGGCAAAGATGTTCGTGGCATGATCCGCCAGCATCAGTTCCAGAAGGTCGAGTTGGTGAAGTTCGTACGTCCAGAAGACTCCAACTCCGAGCACGAACGACTCACACGCCATGCTGAGACAGTGCTTGAGCGCCTCGGCCTCCCTTACCGGCGAATGCTGCTCTGCACAGGCGATATGGGCTTTTCTGCTGCTAAGACCTATGACCTCGAGGTGTGGTTGCCCGGCCAGCAACTCTATCGCGAGATATCCTCGTGCTCGAACTTCGAGACCTTCCAAGCCCGCAGGGCGAATATTCGCTACCGCCCGGCCAAAGCAAAGAAGAGCGAGTTCCTTCATACCCTCAACGGCAGCGGACTCGCTGTAGGACGCACCTACCTTGCGATTCTGGAGAACTATCAGCAATCGGACGGCACCGTAAGAGTCCCGGACGTGTTGATACCCTATATGAACGGCGATACGGTGATCGGCAAGCAGCAAGGCTGGAGCTAA
- a CDS encoding dihydroorotate dehydrogenase yields the protein MRVTVAGVEFSSPVIAASGTFGYGIEFEDIVSLDRIGGFVTKGLSREPMAGNPAPRIIETAAGMMNAIGLQNMGVRAFIAEKLPKLRKITGTVIIANVFGFTIEDCVEVIQALNDAPGVAMYELNASCPNTSHGGMVFGTDPPQLWELVARCKAAARRPLMVKLSPNVTDIGLMARVAADGGADAVSLVNTFVSLAIDVETRRPRIANITGGLSGPAIKPIAVRMVHEVSRNVTIPIVGMGGVVRAEDAVEFMMAGATAVQVGTASYADPRAVENVANGLKRWCVTHQVPHVSSLTGSALL from the coding sequence ATGCGGGTGACCGTCGCCGGTGTTGAGTTTAGCTCGCCGGTGATTGCGGCAAGCGGAACGTTCGGTTATGGGATCGAGTTTGAAGATATTGTTTCTCTGGATCGCATCGGAGGGTTCGTCACGAAAGGGCTCTCGCGCGAGCCGATGGCTGGCAACCCGGCTCCGAGAATCATAGAGACCGCCGCCGGGATGATGAATGCGATTGGGCTGCAGAACATGGGGGTTCGCGCTTTTATCGCCGAAAAACTTCCCAAACTGAGGAAGATCACTGGCACGGTCATTATCGCGAACGTCTTCGGGTTCACCATTGAGGATTGCGTCGAGGTGATTCAAGCTTTGAACGATGCCCCCGGTGTAGCGATGTATGAGCTGAATGCGAGTTGCCCCAATACCAGCCATGGGGGAATGGTCTTCGGGACCGATCCGCCGCAGCTTTGGGAGTTGGTGGCCCGATGCAAGGCGGCGGCTCGCAGGCCTCTGATGGTTAAGCTTTCACCTAATGTTACTGATATTGGATTGATGGCGCGCGTTGCAGCGGACGGTGGCGCTGACGCGGTCTCACTGGTCAACACCTTCGTCTCTTTGGCGATTGATGTGGAGACGCGCCGGCCTCGTATCGCCAACATTACCGGAGGACTCTCCGGCCCCGCGATCAAGCCCATTGCAGTGCGGATGGTGCATGAGGTTTCGAGGAATGTGACGATCCCTATCGTTGGCATGGGAGGGGTTGTTCGGGCCGAGGACGCGGTGGAGTTCATGATGGCGGGGGCGACTGCCGTGCAGGTTGGGACGGCAAGCTACGCCGATCCGCGCGCCGTCGAGAATGTTGCGAATGGGTTGAAGCGCTGGTGTGTCACGCACCAGGTTCCGCACGTAAGCTCGCTGACTGGTTCGGCTCTGTTGTGA
- the purH gene encoding bifunctional phosphoribosylaminoimidazolecarboxamide formyltransferase/IMP cyclohydrolase, giving the protein MIEHDVASSTAPTDLRQIRRALLSVTDKTGLVDFARVLASFGVDLVSTGGTARALREAGLPVRDISDLTGFPEMLDGRVKTLHPKVHGGILHIRDNAEHMASVAEHQIEPIDMVVVNLYAFGNTANRPGVAFADVIENIDIGGPSMVRSAAKNFADVAIVTSVADYSRLADEMAANSGGLSHATRWRLAKTAFAVTAAYDAGIATALENIETPSGKAIFLQEQLPSTVRVNDPLLKSLRYGENPHQKAALYTDGSEKGVANARQLQGKELSYNNIVDLDACWELVSEFDEPAVVIIKHTNPCGASTGATVAEAYRRALEADPVSAFGGVIGINREVDAAAAEEIAKLFVEAIVAPSFTSEALERFGTKKNLRLLEISPVDIPRVLKQVSGGMLVQDADRLRISEGELQIVSKRTPTAEELRALLFAWGVCKHVKSNAIVYARFSGGHGQTVGIGAGQMSRVDAARFGAMKAVLPLKGIVAASDAFFPFADGLEVVAQAGATAVIQPGGSVRDAEVIEAADRLGVAMAFTGVRHFRHG; this is encoded by the coding sequence ATGATTGAACACGACGTTGCCTCCTCAACTGCTCCGACCGATCTTCGGCAGATCCGCCGCGCTCTACTCTCTGTAACCGACAAGACAGGACTTGTTGATTTTGCTCGAGTTCTTGCATCGTTCGGCGTGGACCTAGTTTCAACAGGGGGGACCGCCCGCGCGCTGCGAGAGGCCGGTCTCCCTGTGCGCGATATTAGCGACCTGACCGGATTTCCCGAGATGCTCGATGGCCGTGTGAAGACTCTTCACCCGAAGGTGCATGGCGGAATCCTGCATATTCGTGATAACGCGGAACATATGGCTTCGGTTGCTGAGCACCAGATAGAACCGATCGATATGGTGGTGGTGAACTTGTACGCATTCGGGAACACGGCGAATCGTCCGGGTGTTGCTTTCGCGGACGTGATCGAAAATATCGATATCGGTGGACCTTCGATGGTTCGGTCGGCGGCGAAAAACTTTGCGGACGTCGCGATTGTGACCTCTGTTGCGGACTACTCTCGATTGGCGGATGAGATGGCGGCGAACTCGGGCGGTCTGAGTCACGCGACACGCTGGAGGCTCGCCAAGACGGCCTTTGCGGTCACCGCAGCATACGATGCAGGTATAGCGACGGCGCTGGAGAACATCGAAACTCCGAGCGGGAAGGCTATTTTTTTGCAGGAGCAGTTGCCTTCAACTGTTCGGGTCAATGATCCGCTTCTCAAATCGCTTCGCTATGGAGAGAATCCGCACCAGAAGGCTGCGCTCTATACAGACGGCAGCGAAAAGGGTGTGGCGAACGCCAGGCAGCTTCAGGGGAAGGAACTCAGCTACAACAACATTGTGGATCTGGACGCCTGCTGGGAGTTGGTAAGCGAGTTCGATGAGCCGGCTGTGGTCATCATCAAACACACCAACCCTTGTGGTGCTTCGACCGGAGCCACGGTCGCCGAGGCCTATCGGCGAGCACTCGAGGCCGATCCGGTGTCGGCCTTTGGCGGAGTGATTGGGATCAACCGCGAGGTGGATGCCGCAGCGGCTGAGGAGATTGCGAAGCTATTCGTCGAGGCTATCGTCGCGCCCTCGTTCACCAGTGAGGCGCTGGAACGTTTTGGGACGAAAAAGAATCTCAGGCTCCTCGAGATTTCGCCTGTCGATATTCCACGCGTCTTGAAGCAGGTTTCAGGTGGGATGCTGGTGCAGGATGCCGACCGGTTGCGGATCAGCGAGGGGGAGCTCCAGATCGTGTCCAAACGAACGCCCACTGCGGAGGAGCTGCGTGCTCTGCTCTTTGCCTGGGGAGTATGCAAACACGTCAAATCGAACGCGATCGTCTACGCTCGTTTCAGCGGGGGACATGGCCAGACGGTAGGCATCGGGGCGGGCCAGATGAGCCGGGTGGATGCGGCACGCTTCGGCGCAATGAAAGCCGTACTGCCGCTAAAGGGCATTGTTGCAGCCTCCGACGCATTTTTCCCCTTCGCGGATGGCCTGGAAGTTGTAGCGCAAGCTGGTGCTACAGCGGTGATTCAGCCTGGGGGGTCGGTGCGGGATGCCGAGGTGATCGAGGCTGCGGACCGGCTGGGCGTGGCGATGGCATTTACAGGCGTCAGGCACTTCCGGCACGGATAA
- a CDS encoding tetratricopeptide repeat protein produces MTLLLRASSLRHLRLIPAAALFFVAHTMIAQAPGAAKGLVAASVQPDRASSYYHYGLARLYEDMAVNAGRSDYATQAVEQYKLALDADPNSRLLQDGLADLYFKIGRIREAVTAAQDQVTKNPDDIEAHTLLGKVYLRSLGDMQSSQSGQMLQLAITEYEKLAQLKPNDVETHLLLGQLYGLNHDSGKAEAQFKAAQGIDANSEEVALNMARLYSEQGDPKRAAEVLSAIPVDDRSPRVEFALGASYEQLKRNRDAIAAYHRALDAEPDNLDTERGLANALLGDGQLDEALKVLNGIVAAEPQDAQSQIHISEIERRQGHYDEALKTLDKAKPLAPESLELTYNEALIYDSLGRYDDAIGVLTKLVADSAHPDGKYTDGEKANRSIFLDRLAIIYREENKTADAVAAYKQMASLGGDYVKSGYQGQIDAYRDAHQWKEATATAAEIAKLMPNDHGIQLMYAGQLADTGAVDQGIALANAQLAATKGTPDERDSHLALAQIYTRLKRYQEASAELTSSDALATKPDERLYVAFLRGALYDRQKQYDLAEAEFRKALAIDPQNATVLNYLGYMLADRGVRLPEALTLIRKAVELDPQNGAFLDSLGWAYYKSGQYALAEENLRKANERINTDPTVHDHLGEVYEKTGNLKMAVAQWERSMTEYARSLSADADPADVAKVQHKLENARVKLAKVGNVLVK; encoded by the coding sequence ATGACACTTCTTTTACGTGCCTCTTCTCTTCGCCATCTCCGGCTGATTCCCGCTGCGGCGCTTTTTTTTGTTGCACACACGATGATTGCTCAGGCTCCAGGCGCTGCGAAGGGTTTGGTAGCAGCTTCGGTTCAACCTGATCGCGCGTCTTCGTACTACCACTATGGGTTGGCGCGGCTTTACGAAGATATGGCGGTGAACGCGGGGCGGTCGGACTATGCAACCCAGGCGGTGGAGCAATACAAGCTGGCTTTGGATGCCGACCCGAACTCGCGCCTTCTGCAGGATGGTCTGGCCGACCTTTACTTCAAGATCGGCCGCATTCGTGAGGCAGTGACGGCTGCGCAGGACCAGGTGACCAAGAACCCTGATGATATTGAAGCCCATACCTTGCTGGGAAAGGTCTATCTGCGTTCGCTTGGAGACATGCAAAGCTCTCAGTCCGGACAGATGCTTCAACTCGCGATTACAGAGTACGAAAAGCTTGCACAACTGAAGCCGAATGACGTGGAGACGCATCTTTTACTGGGCCAGCTGTATGGACTGAATCACGACTCGGGGAAGGCAGAGGCTCAGTTCAAGGCCGCTCAGGGGATAGACGCCAATTCGGAGGAGGTCGCGCTCAATATGGCGCGGCTCTACAGCGAACAGGGAGATCCGAAGCGCGCGGCCGAGGTTCTCAGCGCCATTCCGGTCGACGATCGATCGCCGCGCGTCGAGTTCGCGTTAGGTGCGAGCTACGAGCAACTGAAGAGGAATAGGGACGCGATCGCTGCTTATCATCGGGCTCTGGATGCTGAGCCCGATAACCTGGATACAGAGCGCGGTCTTGCCAATGCCTTGCTTGGCGATGGTCAACTGGATGAGGCGCTGAAGGTATTGAATGGCATTGTTGCGGCTGAGCCGCAAGATGCTCAGTCTCAGATCCATATCTCCGAGATTGAGCGGAGACAAGGGCATTACGACGAAGCGCTGAAGACGCTGGATAAGGCGAAGCCGCTGGCTCCTGAATCGCTGGAGCTTACTTACAATGAGGCTCTTATCTACGACTCGCTGGGTCGTTACGACGATGCGATTGGTGTGTTGACCAAGCTGGTGGCTGACTCTGCTCATCCGGATGGAAAGTACACCGATGGAGAGAAGGCCAATCGCTCGATCTTCCTGGATCGGCTCGCGATCATCTATCGCGAGGAGAACAAGACTGCAGATGCAGTTGCTGCTTACAAGCAGATGGCGTCGCTTGGCGGTGACTACGTCAAGAGTGGCTATCAAGGCCAGATCGATGCCTATCGCGATGCTCATCAGTGGAAGGAAGCTACTGCGACTGCCGCTGAGATCGCGAAGCTGATGCCGAACGATCATGGGATTCAGCTGATGTATGCTGGTCAGCTCGCCGATACAGGCGCAGTCGATCAGGGGATTGCGCTGGCGAATGCGCAGTTGGCGGCGACGAAGGGAACTCCGGACGAGCGTGACTCTCATCTGGCTTTGGCGCAGATTTACACTCGGCTGAAGCGCTATCAGGAGGCTTCTGCAGAGCTTACGAGCTCTGACGCGCTCGCTACAAAGCCTGACGAGAGGCTCTACGTGGCGTTTCTGCGCGGCGCGCTTTATGACCGGCAGAAACAGTACGATCTGGCCGAAGCGGAGTTTCGCAAGGCGCTTGCGATTGATCCGCAGAACGCGACCGTTCTCAACTATCTTGGTTACATGCTGGCTGATCGCGGCGTTCGACTTCCGGAGGCGCTGACGCTGATCCGCAAGGCGGTTGAGCTCGATCCTCAGAATGGCGCGTTCTTGGATTCTCTCGGTTGGGCTTACTACAAATCCGGTCAATATGCTCTGGCAGAAGAAAATCTGCGCAAGGCGAACGAGCGGATCAACACCGATCCCACGGTTCACGATCATCTTGGCGAGGTCTATGAGAAGACCGGGAACCTGAAGATGGCGGTGGCGCAGTGGGAGCGCTCGATGACCGAGTATGCTCGTTCGCTGTCAGCGGATGCCGATCCTGCGGATGTTGCGAAGGTTCAGCACAAGCTTGAGAACGCGCGGGTGAAGCTGGCGAAGGTCGGAAACGTCTTGGTCAAATAG
- the dgt gene encoding dGTP triphosphohydrolase: protein MAIDLHSCAVVADPGDLLLTRVYPAPFRPSRTPFQRDRERIVQARAFRRLAGKTQVFTSRASDHFRSRLTHTIEVAQIARAAAAALGLQEDLAETLALVHDIGHPPFGHAGERALDQCLKRHGRGFDHNIHALRIVDHFEQRYAAHRGLNLTLGVREGIIKHSRDYSIEKHPDLTGLLLDQRPPLEAQLIDLADEIAYLTADLDDGVESGLLEVSHICEHVEIVARCYKTVEREHAGVDEKFLFNEALQLMQNVLTDDLIENTARNTMAIGAESLADVRRHPSRLALFSPKVEAERLQEKRYLYDALYTCPELEHEHDKAEEVVTALFDYWINDPEELPVNHFESVENQGLARVVADYIAGMTDSFILLQYAQIKRAVRR from the coding sequence ATGGCAATCGATCTTCACAGTTGCGCGGTCGTCGCCGATCCGGGCGATCTGCTGCTGACGCGTGTGTACCCGGCACCGTTTCGGCCTTCCCGGACTCCGTTTCAGCGGGACCGGGAGCGGATTGTGCAGGCCCGCGCCTTCCGGCGCCTGGCGGGGAAGACGCAGGTCTTTACCAGCCGCGCCTCGGACCACTTTCGCAGCCGGTTGACCCACACCATCGAGGTGGCGCAGATTGCGCGGGCGGCGGCTGCGGCGCTTGGTCTGCAGGAGGATCTGGCCGAGACGCTGGCGCTGGTTCATGACATTGGACATCCGCCGTTTGGGCACGCCGGGGAGCGGGCGCTGGATCAGTGCCTGAAGAGGCATGGACGCGGCTTTGATCACAACATCCACGCTCTGCGCATCGTCGACCACTTCGAGCAGCGCTACGCGGCGCATCGCGGGCTGAACCTTACGCTGGGAGTTCGCGAGGGGATCATCAAGCACTCGCGGGACTACAGTATCGAGAAGCATCCGGATCTGACCGGCCTGCTGCTGGATCAGCGACCGCCGCTGGAGGCGCAGCTGATCGATCTCGCCGACGAGATCGCCTATCTTACGGCGGATCTTGACGATGGGGTCGAGTCCGGTCTGCTTGAGGTGAGCCATATTTGTGAGCATGTGGAGATTGTTGCGCGTTGCTACAAGACAGTGGAACGCGAACATGCCGGGGTCGATGAGAAGTTTCTGTTCAACGAGGCGCTGCAGTTGATGCAGAACGTTCTGACCGACGACCTGATTGAAAATACGGCGCGGAACACGATGGCCATCGGTGCTGAGTCGCTGGCCGATGTGCGGAGACATCCGAGCCGGCTGGCGCTGTTTTCGCCGAAGGTGGAGGCGGAGCGTCTGCAGGAGAAGCGGTATCTCTATGACGCACTTTATACCTGCCCGGAGCTCGAGCATGAGCACGACAAGGCGGAAGAGGTGGTGACGGCGCTGTTCGACTACTGGATCAACGATCCGGAGGAGCTGCCGGTGAACCACTTCGAGTCGGTGGAGAACCAGGGTCTGGCTCGCGTGGTGGCGGATTACATCGCCGGGATGACGGACAGCTTCATCTTGCTGCAGTATGCGCAGATCAAACGGGCTGTTCGCCGATAG
- a CDS encoding DUF4126 domain-containing protein, whose product MSFSPANITALVIAASFAAGLNIYATVLTLGILARTHWVALPPGLDSLGHTWVLVVCGIMFAIEFVADKIPAFDMIWNALHTVVRIPIAALVAYHASSQLSPQMQVLATAIGAAVALAAHGSKTALRAAVTPSPEPVSNIALSSTEDVAAVGLTWFATHHPLIAASIAVVLLVAALLAARALLRAIQRPLRRLFGTDLEEVRSPAERLP is encoded by the coding sequence ATGAGCTTCAGCCCAGCCAATATTACGGCGCTTGTGATTGCTGCCAGCTTTGCGGCTGGCCTGAATATCTATGCCACCGTGCTGACGCTTGGGATTCTTGCGCGTACGCACTGGGTGGCGCTGCCTCCTGGTCTGGACTCGCTGGGGCACACCTGGGTGCTGGTGGTGTGCGGGATTATGTTCGCGATCGAGTTTGTGGCGGACAAGATTCCTGCTTTCGATATGATCTGGAACGCGTTGCATACGGTGGTGCGAATTCCTATCGCTGCGCTGGTGGCGTATCACGCGAGTTCGCAGTTGTCTCCGCAGATGCAGGTGCTGGCTACGGCGATTGGAGCTGCGGTCGCGCTGGCGGCGCATGGATCGAAGACGGCTCTGCGGGCTGCGGTGACGCCTAGTCCGGAGCCGGTATCGAATATCGCGTTGAGCTCGACCGAGGATGTAGCGGCGGTGGGGCTGACGTGGTTTGCGACGCATCACCCGTTGATTGCTGCTTCGATCGCGGTGGTCCTGCTGGTAGCGGCTCTGCTGGCTGCCAGGGCGTTACTGCGAGCGATCCAAAGACCACTACGGCGTCTGTTCGGTACTGATCTGGAAGAAGTTAGGAGTCCGGCTGAGCGGCTGCCCTAG
- a CDS encoding M23 family metallopeptidase codes for MPSLTNRTLLRAFLLTAVAFFAAHPARCSLTLDDSILIAPSQLSNGSPFLITVSLPNPALSVTGNWQSHQISFFPNSDRHTWYALAGVDVELTPGNYPLTIEADLKDKTHQTLHQQLTIETAPYLQVPLTVPDKFVQPDPKSLRQIAADKIVKDKAFATSAAKPLWTGNFLPPLRLAPQSDSFGNQRLFNGKVASVHRGLDYHAKLHTPVAAINSGRVVLARPLYFEGGCVIIDHGLGLMSVYMHLSKIEVSAGRRVRRGQIIALSGASGRATGPHLHLGVRWQGSYLDPAKLYEIQLPTTTPLRAR; via the coding sequence ATGCCCTCTCTCACGAACAGAACTCTCCTGCGAGCCTTTCTACTCACCGCAGTAGCTTTCTTCGCAGCGCATCCCGCGCGATGCAGCCTCACACTCGATGACTCCATCCTCATCGCCCCCTCACAACTCAGCAACGGCTCACCCTTCCTCATCACCGTCTCCCTGCCGAACCCGGCCCTCTCCGTCACCGGCAACTGGCAGTCTCACCAGATCTCCTTCTTCCCAAACTCCGATCGCCACACCTGGTACGCACTAGCCGGTGTCGATGTAGAACTCACCCCCGGCAACTACCCACTCACCATCGAGGCAGACCTCAAAGATAAAACCCATCAGACCCTGCACCAGCAACTCACCATCGAGACCGCACCCTACCTGCAGGTTCCCCTCACCGTCCCCGACAAGTTCGTTCAACCCGACCCCAAATCACTCCGCCAGATCGCCGCCGACAAGATCGTCAAAGACAAAGCCTTCGCCACCTCAGCCGCGAAGCCGCTATGGACCGGCAACTTCCTCCCACCCCTCCGCCTCGCGCCCCAGTCCGACTCCTTCGGCAATCAGCGCCTCTTCAACGGCAAGGTCGCCAGCGTCCACCGCGGCCTCGACTATCACGCCAAACTCCACACCCCCGTAGCCGCCATCAACTCCGGCCGCGTCGTTCTCGCACGTCCTCTCTACTTTGAAGGAGGCTGCGTCATCATCGACCATGGCCTCGGCCTCATGAGCGTCTACATGCATCTCTCAAAGATTGAAGTTTCCGCAGGCCGCCGCGTCCGCCGAGGCCAGATCATCGCCCTCAGCGGCGCCTCCGGACGCGCCACCGGCCCCCACCTTCACCTGGGCGTCCGTTGGCAAGGCAGCTATCTCGACCCCGCCAAACTCTACGAAATCCAGTTGCCCACCACTACGCCGCTCAGGGCACGCTAG